Genomic segment of Paenibacillus sp. FSL R5-0623:
TTCAAAGGTCTGGGTGAGCGGAAGGAGGTCCAGCGTGCACGCAGCTCAGCCGTGGGGCTGACCTTAATCGCAGGGGCAATTACGTTTGCCGCGGTGTGGCTTTTCAAGCCGGATATGGGGATTGCGGATGCGATGGTGAGTGGTCTGGGTACACTGCCATGGTGGCTATACCCGGTGGCGGCAGTAATTATACTGCCTGTAGCGTGTTATTATATCGGCCGATTCGTGGCTGCCCGGATCAGTGAACGGCTCGGCGGTTTAACCGGGGATACGTATGGTGCTATGAATGAGTTGCTGGAGGCGGCATTGTTGATCGTGCTGAGTGTGCTTCAAGGACTGTTCTGGCTGTAACTTCTGAAGTATGAAGCAGTATGAAAGTGTTATGCATGAGGTTGGGAGCAAGGTGATCTGGAGATAACACGGAGACAGGGGGAGAGAGCGTGGAGGATAGGCCATCACAACCAGCGGCGGTACTGATGCTGCAAGGAACGGCTTCGGATGTAGGTAAAAGTGTCATCACAACGGCATTGTGCCGGATTTTTAAACAGGACGGCTTCAAGCCTGCTCCGTTCAAGTCACAAAATATGGCACTGAATTCCTATGTGACGGAAGATGGCAAGGAGATTGGTCGGGCTCAGGGGGCGCAAGCTGAAGCCTGCGGTATTGAGGCGACAACCGATATGAATCCAATCCTGATCAAGCCGGTGCGGGACATGCATTCGCAGATCGTGGTGCATGGTGTACCTTTTGCCCAGATGAGTGCATCGGACTACCGTCAGCATTTCCTGCCTGAAGCAAAGCAGACAGTGATGGATGCGCTGAATCGGTTGCGGGACAGCTATGATGTGGTGCTGATGGAGGGAGCGGGTAGTCCGGCCGAGATCAATCTGAAGGACCGGGATATCGTCAACATGAATCTGGCAGGCTGGGCCGATGCGCCAGTGATTCTGATCTCCGATATTGATCGGGGCGGTGTATTTGCTTCCATCGTAGGTACGCTCGAACTGCTGGAACCCCATGAGGTGGCCCGTGTCAAAGGGTTCATTATCAACAAGTTCCGAGGTGATCTATCCCTGTTGCAGCCAGGACTCGACTGGCTCGAAGAACGGACAGGTATTCCAGTATTAGGTGTATTGCCTTACATAAGAGATATTCAGATTGAAGCAGAGGATTCAGTGGTGCTGGACTCCATGCGTCATGGTAAAACCGGCAAAACCGAGCTGGATTTGGCGGTGATCCGATATCCGCGAATTTCCAACTTTACAGACTTTGATGCACTTTCCCGTGAACCGGATGTGAATGTACGTTACGTGACCTCGCCAGATGAATTGGGCAGTCCGGATGCCATTCTTCTACCGGGTACGAAGGATACCATAGGTGACCTGGCATATCTGCGTGAGTCTGGGCTGGAGCAGGCAATTGCCAGTCAGACCGAGCGTGAGCATGTTCAGCTCGTAGGAATATGTGGCGGATACCAGATGCTGGGACGACATCTGAAGGACCCGTTTGCTGTGGAGGCGAATCAGATCCAGGAAGCGAAAGGGCTTGGCTGGCTCCCGCTATCGACAACGTTTCTTCAGGAAAAGCAGACCGTCAGAGCTTCCGGACGGGTGCAGCCTGATCACCCGATTCGTCTATATGGTGAGCGAGATGTAACAGATGCTTCATTACCCATTAATGGATATGAGATTCATATGGGTGTTACGGAGTGCCACGAGCCTGAACGGGTAACCATGTTGTTTGAAATCTCATATCCAGGTGGCCAACCTTTCCAAGAAGGCTGGGGCTCAGTAGATGGCAGCGTGTGGGGAACCTACCTGCATGGTTTGTTTGAAAGTGATCAATTCCGACGTTCGTGGCTGAATGCCTTGCGTGCAGGAAAAGGACTGCCGCCGCTTCAGGAGACATATAGTGCGCATGAACGTAAGGAGATGGAGTTCGATCGGGTAGCTGAATCATTGCGTTCGGCATTGGATTTGAAGCGCGTGTACGAGATTATGGGTGTTCAGGCACCCGAGTGAAACAACAATACCCCCATGTCTGACAAACCGTTCTCTAGAAACGGAATGTTAGCGGCATGGGGGTATTGTATATCCTATGGCTATATGAGGTTTAAAACATGTGATGATAGGTTAATGGTTAACCTGTTAGTTTATTTTGAAATTTTTCATAGCGGATTGAAGCTCTACAGCTTGTTCATGCAGATGACGAACTGTATTCGAATGGGAATCCATCTCGCTGAGCTGCAGGTCTGCTGTTGAAGCAATCTGTAACATGCTCTCACGAGATTTGGTCGTAATCTGTGCCGTTTCTTCTACGGATGCACTCACTTCTTCAGCACCAGCAGATACTTGTTGTGTAGAAGCAGAGACGGTCTGGATGGTCAGGTTCACGTTCTGAATCAATTCATTCAGCTGCTGGAAGGCTGATCCTGCCTGTTGAACGACAGTTGTGCCTGAACCAATCTCTTGGGTTACACGGTTCATGGCGTCAACGGAGCGTTCAGCGTCTTCGCGAATGGTACCCAGATAATCCGAAATTTCTTCGGTGGCTGTCTTGGATTGCTCGGCAAGTTTGCGAACTTCTCCAGCAACAACAGCGAATCCGCGACCATGCTCTCCGGCACGTGCTGCTTCGATGGAGGCGTTGAGTGACAGCATGTTAATCTGTTTGGTGATTTCAAAAATGGAAGCAACAATGGTGCCGATAGCTACCGACCGTTCATTCATAGTTTCCACATAACGCAACGATTCGCTTGCTGTCTGGCCTACACGCTCCATCTGCTCAATGGCATTCTGAGCCAGTCGGTTACCGTTAACTGCCTCGTTGGCTGCTTCACTAATCTGGTCAGACACTTCAGCGGAAGAAGAAGCAATATGCATGATACCTTGCGTAATTTCTTCCATAGCTCTGGCGTTCTCGGATGCGCTTGACGCAATGCTGATGCTGCCTTTTTCTGCATCTTCTGCGGAGCGGCTGGAGTTTCGAACCATACCGGACATCGATTCAACCCGCTGAAGCAGGTCATTGGAGCCTGATACAACTTCATTGGACGTGGACAAGGCACGGCTAATCATTTCTTTCAGGTTATGCGTCATCGTCTGGAAGCTAGCGGCAAGCTGGGCAATTTCATCTTTACCTTTGATCTCTAGTTTAGCGGTCAGATCACCTTGGGATATTTGTTTGCTATGTTGGACAAGCTTGATGATTGGTTTGGTAACTCTTTTGATCATACTAGTGGAGATAAGCCAGCCGAGCACAAACACTAATGCTGTAATCCCCAGACACAACCAGAAAATCTGGGTAATCTTGTCTTGAATGAACTGGGCATCCATGCTCACAGCCATAATCATGTTACTTCCTGCAATGGGGATAAAGGCTGCTTTATGTACACCAAAGGAATCGGAGTAGACCTCACTGATTACCATTTCTTTGTTCTCAATAGCTGCATTCATTGCAGGTTCTACACTAATCTCATCCTGGGCTTTCATGCCTGAGGAAGAGTTGGCCACAACGACTTTGGCTGAGCCATCTTGAATAGCAACAATGTAAGCAGCATCCAGATTATGTTCTTTTGCTTTATCTGCCAGATACGATTCCACGGTCATGGCAGCACCTTCAGAACCAGCTCCGCCACTCTGTACCTGTAGGATTTTGGATGCTGAAGTATTTTTGTATATATCCTGAATGGACGTGTTTAGGACTTTGTCAAACTGCGGGAGCACGTAACTTTGAATGATATTCATCGAAACGGCGTAAAAACTAATACTGAACAACAGGGAAGCAACCAGCAGAACGAGGAACAAGGTGCCTCTGATTTTACCGGCAACGGTGCGATTACGAAACATATGATCATCCTTTCACGTCAAGTTCATTAACATTGTCGCTTTTCCGTAATAATAAGACCTATCTACCAATGAAGAAAGACCTAAATTAAACGTTGAGAAAACTTGGGAATAAGCGGATATACCTATATTACAAAATTAACCGGAGGTTGAATAGAACAATTTTCACGATTTGGTGTATTTTTTTCAGAAATACATGAATCTATTACATGCATATTACATAATATCAATTAATACCTACCAGAATAGTTTGTTATATGTTATATTGTAAAATGTCTTTGTCGGAAGTACAAAAGATAGAAGAGAAAACCGGATATGTTCCGGTTACACACATGCCTGAGGAGGATTTAAAGAAATGGATACTTTTCTAGTCATATTGAATGTAGTGGTGATGCTTGCTTTACTTGGCATCCTCTACTGGATGCAGAAAAAGCATATCTCCTTTACGAAACGCGTATTTGCGGGTCTTGGACTGGGGGTTGTGTACGGGGTTATTCTTCAATTGGTGTACACATCAGGTTCTGATGTCGTTACGAAATCAGTCGATTGGTTCAATCTGGTCGGTTCAGGATATGTTCGTTTGTTGCAAATGGTCGTGATTCCATTGATCATGGTGTCGATCATCTCAGCCATCATGAATCTGAAGGGCAAGCAAAATCTCGGTAAAATGAGTGTTTCCATTATTGCCATTCTGTTGATCACCACAGCGATTGCCGCGGGGGTCAGCATAGTAACGAGTCTCAGCTTTAACCTGACTTCCATTGAAATTGAAGGTGGAGATCGGGAGATCGCCCAGGGGCAGAAGATGGAGGAACGGCTTGTTGATGTGAAGGATCAGACCATTCCGCAGCAAGTGCTGGAATTCATTCCTTCGAATCCATTTGCAGATATGACAGGAGAACGTCGTACATCCACACTGGCGGTCGTTATCTTCTCCGCGTTCATCGGTGTAGCTGTACTTGGACTGGATCGCAAAAAACCACAACAGGCGGAAACATTCCGAGGGATGGTTAATGCGGTATATGCGGTGGTTATGCGGATTGTAACATTGGTGCTGAGGCTTACGCCATACGGGATTCTGGCCCTTATCACCAAGGTGACGGCGACCACGAATCCGGATGAAATTCTCAAGTTGATCAAATTCGTCATTGCGTCCTACGTGGCCCTCATCGTGATGTTTATCATTCACCTGATCATCATCTCACTGTCCGGGTTCAACCCGATTACGTATGTGAAGAAGGTTCTGCCAACACTGGTATTTGCCTTCACATCCCGTTCAAGTGCAGCGTCGATCCCGCTGAATGTGGAGACACAGACGAAGAAACTGGGCGTATCGGACGGTATTGCGAATCTGTCTGCAAGCTTTGGTGCTACAATTGGGCAAAACGGCTGCGCCGGGATCTATCCGGCCATGCTGGCGGTGATGATTGCTCCAACGGTCGGCATCGACCCGCTGAGCTGGGACTTCATCGTGACGTTGATCCTTGTTGTTATGATCAGTTCGTTTGGTGTGGCAGGTGTTGGCGGCGGGGCAACGTTCGCTTCCCTGATTGTATTGTCCACCATGAACCTGCCTGTAGCCTTGGCGGGATTGCTGATCTCCGTTGAACCGCTGATCGACATGGGTCGTACAGCGCTTAACGTGAACGGGTCCATGACTTCAGGACTCGTAACCAGCAAAATTTTGAAAGAAAATGATCACGACACATTCAATGATCAGAGCCGTGAGCTGGATTCAGCTGTTCAGGCTTAATAGACTGGATTGGATAGAGGCTCGTATGAAGATAGCTAGAGCCTTTTGCAAGCCAAGTGAGAAAAGCCGTCCTTCGGAGGAATCCGGAGGGCGGCTTTTTTGTAGCAATTGCATCATCAAACCTGTGCATGTTGTGTGAAGCCGTATGCTTTTTGATACTCGTGGTAAGAGAGATGGAGGTAGGAAAAGCGTAGTATGGTCGAGAGGAACACGTGGAATATAGGAGGGTCGTAGTGACTCATGCACACTTGGAGTTATTTAGTTCTGTTCATGGGACGAGAAATGTGATAGAGTATTCATGTTTTGGCCCTGAGCCAAACCGCGGTTCGTAACCATCCCGCGTAATCAAAACTAGGAAGGCAGTGTATGTATTTATGTTTAACTTAGGGTGGGGAGCGGTTTTCGTTCTCGTAACTTATGGATTTTTCCTGCTGTGTTACCGCTTGTTCGGTAAAAAAGGTCTCTATGCCTGGATTGGTGTGGCTACGGTTATAGCCAACATTCAGGTGACCAAAACGATAGATATCATGGGCATTGTACTGACGCTTGGCAACACGATGTATGTCAGCATGTACCTGACCAGTGATCTGCTCAATGAGAAATATGGACCAGGTGAGGCACGGAAGGCCGTATGGTTCGGGTTTTTCACGCTCATCATGACAACGGTGTTGATGCAGATGGTGTTGTACTTTGAACCGGCACCAACGGACTTTGCACAGGAATCCATGGCGAAGCTGTTCGGTCTGCTGCCACGTCTGGCCCTCGGTAGTTTGACGGCGTACTTTATCAGTCAGTTCCTGGATGTTCGATTGTACTCATGGTTACGCAAGGTGGCCCCAGGGCGCAATCAGTTGTGGATTCGTACCAACGGCAGTTCGATCATCAGTTCATTTGTGGATACACTGGTGTTCTGCACGATCGCGTTTGCGTTCATCTATCCTTGGGATGTATGGCTGGAAATCTTCCTGACCACGTATATTATCAAATTTGTATTAACTGCGGTTGGAACACCGTTTCTCTACGTTGCACGCAGCTTTAAGTTTAAGGATGAAGCTTAGATAATATTCAATGAGGATCACTTAAAATCACCCTTTGCGCAGTCCATTATAATTCGGACTCTGCAAGGGGATTTTTTTATAGAAAACACATGTCCCCGAAAGAAAAATCCTTTTTACATTTTTATGAAAAAGTTATAATATAAACGACCTGTCGTTTATGAGCATGTATCATTAGCACGATGATTTCAACCAAAGGGGAATCGCATATGTACTCTACACTGCGTTATACACTGGAAAGCAATGGCACAACCTACGAGAATGATAGCATTAATGCCTCGTTATTGGTGGATTTGATCACCAATCTGGAATTGCAGGACTACGTAGTACTAGCACCTTCGGAGCTGGTGGAGGGAAGTATGTATATGCAGGCGGCTGCGCTTGAGGAACCAGGACAGATGGTGGCGGAGATTCGTTTGCAGGAAGGTGAGGATGGTTTCCGGCATTACGGCTACAAGACAACAGATCCGACTGCGATTATTCAATGGTTTCTGGATTATTGGGGGAAGCAACAGCTGCCACAGCTGGAATCCTGGCAGGATATCACGCATGAGTTTGACTAATACTTAATGAGTAAGCAGGAATAAGATTACCTAGGATGCAAACGGAGTAATGTAGGATATGCTTTGTATGAATTACAATCCCGCAACCCATGATATCATGGATTTGCGGGATTTTTGAGTTCATGTGTCCTTGCTCCTTTTTCTGTGTACAGGCCTGAACCGTACGCGAAAGGAGTATATTATTCTGATGATAAGGTTCAGCACAGTTTGGTGCAGTTTAGTTCATGATGCATCATATCGACTGAGGATTGATGTATTGGTGTTTTTGACTTAGATCACAGTTGGACTAATCCGTAAGGATGTGCAGTTCTTTTGGAAATGTTGTCAGAACTTCGACACCCGTCTCGGTCACAATCACATCATCCTCGATACGAACGCCGCCTGCTGCGGTATAGATGCCCGGTTCAATCGTGAACACGGTACCTTCACTCAGGGTGTCCATATTCTCTCCATGCAGAGAAGGATACTCATGTACGTCAATACCCAGTCCATGGCCTACTCTATGCATAAAGCGCTCGCCGTAACCCGCTTCTTCCGTGACCTGACGAGCCGCACGATCCACTTCAGCGCAGGTGATGCCTGGTTTCACGATTTGAATAGCAGCTTCATTGGCTGCGAGCACCGTGTTATAGATGGTTTTGAGTTCAGGTGAAATGTCACCAAAGGCGAATGTACGCGTGATATCCGAGGCATATCCGCCAGCATACACACCCATGTCAAACATCAACAGGTCACCATGTTGCAGCTTCCGTTCACCCGGTGTACCGTGTGGCAGACCTGTTTTGGGTCCCGTGAGCACCATGGTATCAAAAGAAGGGCCGTCAGCACCCAGCTTTTTCATCTGATACTCCATCTCGGCGACAAGTTCAATCTCGGTTACGCCTGTGCGAACATGGGAGAGGCCTTGACGCAATGTTTCTTCGATCAGGTGAATGGCATGGCGAATGCGGGCGACCTCATCAGGTGTTTTTTTCACACGTAATGTGCGAAGCAACGGGCCAACATCTTGGAAGCTGGCAGCACCAAGAGCGGCAGTAAGCTGCTCATAACGTGCGACCGTCACGTATTCTTTTTCGAGACCTACCCGGCCCAAGCGCCCCTGATAACGATCAAATAAAGCATACGGATTATCCGTATCCGTGTGAGTTGCAATGTTGGATACTGAAGAAGCGGCTGCCGCAGCTTCAGCGTCCAGCGCGGGTACAATCAACAGGGGCTCTTCGCCTCGTGCGAGAACCAGGCCAAGGAAGCGTTCATGCGGATTGCTCGCAAATCCAGTTAAATAGTAGATATGTTTCGGATCTGTGATCAGCATGGCATCCAAGCCTTGCCCGGACAGATCGGCTTCAAGACGAGATAAAGGGTTTTGATTCATAAGTGTAGTTGTCCACCTTTCCATTCATACTATCCTTCTATTATAAAAGATTATGATGGAATTCCAAACTGCGGTGATTTCATGTCCTCGGAATACCTTGAGTTCTCGGTTTAAGCGGCTGGTGTGAAGGGTAATACAGGGCGAAACCGCTTTACCGATGAATAATAACACCACAACTATAGCGAACAATACATTAACAATACGTTGAAGCTTGACTTATTTATTTTATACAAAAGAACGATATGCGAAGGGAGATGTAATCATGAATAATCGAGTAACCGTTCCGCTGTATGCTTCATTATTAAGTGTAGCACTGTTAACCGCGTCATGTTCTTCAGGCGAACCCTCAACGGGAGGAGCAGAGCAGACGTCTCAGGGACAGGGAACAGGTCAGGGACAGACAGCCAATGGCAGTACAAGTGGAAGCGAGAGTGGAGCGCAGGCGGAGACGGTTATTCCGTATCAGGCTTCCGTTCTGGTTGAAGAACTGAATGCACCATGGGAGATTGTGAGTGTGCCAGATGGTCGGATATTTGTAACGGAACGGCCTGGTGCGATTCGGGTCATTGAGGATGGAAAACTAGCCTCTGAACCACTGATTGAATTCTCAGCCCCATTTAATGAAGAAGGTGAAGGAGGTCTGTTGGGTCTGGCAGCTGATCCGGACTTTGAGGAGAACGGTTATTTGTATGCATACCACTCCTACCTGGAAGGCAACGACATTGCCAATCGAGTGTTACGTCTCAAGGTGAATGATGGCAAAGCGGTCATAGATCAAGAGCTGCTTGGTAACATTCCAGGCGGAACAAATCATAATGGTGGGCGGATCAAAATTGGTCCGGACAAGTTGCTCTATATCACGACAGGTGAGCGTTATGAACCGGAACTGTCACAGAACAAAGATAGCCTTGGAGGTAAAATATTGCGGATTGGTCTCGACGGATCGATCCCGGCAGACAACCCATGGCCGAATTCACCTGTATACAGTATGGGACACCGTAACGCACAAGGACTTGCCTGGAACCCGGACAACGGCTATCTGTATTCTACCGAGCATGGGCAGCGGAATCATGATGAGATTAACCGGATTGTAGCTGGAGAGAATTATGGCTGGCCTGAGGTGGAGGGAGACGACGATGACAACGGCGCATATCAGGCTCCGCTTGCACATAGTGAGAATGATACATGGGCGCCGTCTGGTGTAGCTTTTGTTGAAGAAGGACCTTGGGCTGGATCATTGATTGCTGCAAATCTGCGAGGAGAGCAGTTGCTGAAGGTTACTCTTTCGGAAGATGGCACACAGGTGGAGAAGGTGGAACCCCTCTTCGAAGATGAATGGGGTCGAATTCGCAATGTGAGTGCTGGCGAAGACGGCAAGTTGTACGTGCTTACGAACAATCGGGATGGACGAGGATCGCCACGAGATGGAGACGACAAGCTGATTGTACTTACTCCGGAGAGTTAAGTCTGGGGTCAGGGGATATAAAATCAGTGTTACAGGACAGCGTCGAACTGAATTGGTCTCGCCGGTAAGGTTTAGGTGGAGTTAGTTTAAAACGAACGGTTGCCGCTTAACTTGAGTCAAAGCCCTGAAGTGCCCTGAATCGCTCTAAATAAAATTTTTTAATTAATCAAAGGAGCTGTCCCCGTCAAGTTCATGACATTTGGGACAGCTCCTTGATTGTAATGTATGTTTCATCCTAATCTTGAATGAGCTACAACGCACAATGCCGCGTTCTTTCCTACTCTGCGCTCTCCGCGAGTGTGGCAATACGCTGAGCCGGATCATTCGTGTACTCTCCACCGTGATAACAGAGAACCTTATTGAGCTTAAGGTTGGTCAGTTTCTTCAGGCTTCGCAGCGCTTCAGGCATGTCCGGTGTCGCTTGCGGTGCAGGGCCAACCAGTTCATCATCGACCACACGAAGTTCATCGGCAGCGAGCAGGAACTGTTGCTCCCTGAAATACAGGCAGATATGACCTGGCGTATGTCCCGGTGTATGAATGACCTGTGTACCACCTTGAAGGGGTAACAAGTCTCCGTCTGCCAGAGTTCTACTGATGTTCACTTCAGGCAGCTGCAAGAGCAGTTGGTCTGCCAGTGCCAAAACGGGCGCGGGCAGCAGAGCACGACGTTCAGGCGTGAATTTGATCAAAGGTTTCTCACCGGTTAGATATGGAATCTCATCGGCATGTGCCCAGATTTCCAGATCTGGGATGGCATCCAGAAGAGCACCCAAGTTACCGATATGATCGATGTCCTGATGAGTAATAATCACACGTTTGACGTCCGAGAGCTGTACGCCCTCTTGTTCCAATGCGGATTGAAGTTCAGCGAATTGTCCAATCATGCCTGTATCCACCAGGGTAACGCCATCTACATCACGAAGCATGACGGGGAATATGGGGCTGTTCCCAGAAGGCGTAGGAATCTGAAGATTTAGTACAGTAATCGAAGTTGTTGGATGGCTCATGGTTATTCGGACCGTAGTCCGGTACACCTCCTTATATTTTTTAGAAATGATTGTTGTTATTCAGGGCGATTATATTTCAAGTGTTTTCTATATTTTTTTACTGTATGGAGCAGTGCTTCGAACGTTTCTTCTTCATTACTGCCATCCTTAACGATGCTGACAAACGAGAAGTTATCATGAACAAGTTTGTTTCTCGTCTGAAACACCAGACTAAGGGCTTCAGCGAAGTGTTCCTTTTCGGATTCCAGAGCAATGAACTCTTTACTGAGTTCGGACTGAATAATCTCCATGTTGGAGCGTGCACGGTAGGCAGGAGTTTTCATCAGCTGGGTCGAATTAAACTTTTTCTGATATACGTCTCTGTACAGTTGATGTAACATTTGTTCAATAATGGCGCATAATTCGATGACCAGTGAAGCATATCTTCGGTTTTTGCGTTTACGGGTAAGCTCGCGTGTTTCTTCTTTGTCCAAAATACCGTATTTTTCATACAGCGTAGAGTCAACGTTCTGCAAGATTTCCTGATATTCCTGTTCGAGTAGTGCGATTTCAAGTTTGGCTTGTTTTTTAACTTTTTTAAAATCTTCTTTGGTCAGCATACTTGTCCTCCCATGGAAACAGAGATGTGATCCTATCATTATCTCATATTGTCCGTCGTTGCGCCTCTAATTTCGGAACCTCAGGTTCAGAAGGGAAGTACCTCATGTCCAATCAGACAGCAATTGTAACAGGAGCTAACTCAGGTATGGGGTTGGCAACCACCATTGAACTTGCAAGACAAGGATATCGCGTAATCATGGCATGCCGCAGTGAGAAGCGCGGACAGGAGGCTCTTCAGGAAGCTGTGCGTCAGTCCGGCTCTTCTGCGATTGAATTGATGCTGTGTGACCTGGGTTCACTCGAAAGTATACGCCAGTTTGCCCGCACATTCCGCGAGCGTCATGATCGCCTTGACGTCCTGGTTAATAATGCGGGGGTGGTGATGGTCAAGCGGAAGGAAACCTCAGATGGGTTCGAACAGAGTATCGGCATTAACCATCTGGGGCATTTCCTGCTGACCTTACTTTTGATAGAGCCTCTGAAAGCCGCGAAGCAGGGACGGGTTGTAAACGTTTCGTCAGGTGCTTACAAGGCCGGCAAAATCCACTTCGAAGATCCACATCTGCACAAAGGTTATAATCCGATCAAAAGCTATGCTCAATCCAAACTGGCGAACGTGCTGTTCACTCGTGCACTGGCTCGCAAACTGTCAGGTACGTCTGTCACAGTGAACTGTCTGCACCCTGGTGCAGTGGGAACGAGTATTGGCGTAGATCGCAATACCGGATTTGGCACACGCATTATGGCGTTTGCAGGTAAACTACCATTCTTTCTGTCCCCTGAAGAAGGGGCGCGAACGGCTGTTTATCTGGCCGCAAGCCCTGAAGTCGTCGGCATCACCGGGCGTTACTTCTATCAACAGAAAGAGCAACAGCTGAAGGCACATGCCGTTGATGATGCTTCAGCTGAGCGTTTCTGGATATGGAGCGAAGAACAGGTGGGGCTAAGAGATGACGAGAAGTTGTAATTCAGCACAAGCTGATGAGTGACCCATGAATAGAGTCGTTACATCTTTTATACTTTTGCCTTCACCGCTTGTTGGATCATTTCAATAACAGCTTCAATGCGTTGGATGCCTTGATCTCCCTGACCGTATGCACGGACAGAGGCGGATGAGGCATTTTTCTCATTCTCACCAAGCACGAGCGAATAAGGCACTTTTTCCATCTGGGCTTCACGGATTTTGTATCCGAGCTTCTCGCTGCGTAGATCTGTTTCTACCCGAATGCCCGCCGCCCGGAGCTCGCTCTGTACTTGGAGTGCATAGTCTGCGTAATGATCTGATACAGGCAGCAGCTTCATTTGCACAGGTGCGAGCCAGAGTGGAAATGCTCCTGCATAGTGTTCAGTCAGGATGCCGATGAAACGATCGATGGAACCATAGATGGCACGATGGATCACGACAGGACGGTGTTTTAGACTATCTTCGCCAATGTAAGTGAGGTCGAACTTCTCCGGCATTTGAAAATCAAGCTGGATTGTTCCGCACTGCCAGCTGCGCTTCAGCGCATCGAGGATATGAAAGTCAATTTTCGGTCCATAAAAGGCACCGTCCCCTTCGTTAATGCGATACTCCACGCCCCGACGATCCAGAACATTTTGCAATGCACGTTCCGCCTGATCCCACAGCTCTTCCGATCCCATGGAATCTTCCGGACGAGTGGACAATTCAATCTTATATTCGAATCCAAAGATGTCGTACATACGTCCAATCAGTGAGATTGCCTGATTAATCTCGTCCTCGATCTGCTCTGGCATGACGTAGAGATGGGCATCATCCTGGCAGAATGTCCGCACACGCATCATGCCGTTCAGGGCACCTGAGAATTCGTGGCGGTGAACCTGACCA
This window contains:
- a CDS encoding PQQ-dependent sugar dehydrogenase, which encodes MNNRVTVPLYASLLSVALLTASCSSGEPSTGGAEQTSQGQGTGQGQTANGSTSGSESGAQAETVIPYQASVLVEELNAPWEIVSVPDGRIFVTERPGAIRVIEDGKLASEPLIEFSAPFNEEGEGGLLGLAADPDFEENGYLYAYHSYLEGNDIANRVLRLKVNDGKAVIDQELLGNIPGGTNHNGGRIKIGPDKLLYITTGERYEPELSQNKDSLGGKILRIGLDGSIPADNPWPNSPVYSMGHRNAQGLAWNPDNGYLYSTEHGQRNHDEINRIVAGENYGWPEVEGDDDDNGAYQAPLAHSENDTWAPSGVAFVEEGPWAGSLIAANLRGEQLLKVTLSEDGTQVEKVEPLFEDEWGRIRNVSAGEDGKLYVLTNNRDGRGSPRDGDDKLIVLTPES
- a CDS encoding MBL fold metallo-hydrolase yields the protein MSHPTTSITVLNLQIPTPSGNSPIFPVMLRDVDGVTLVDTGMIGQFAELQSALEQEGVQLSDVKRVIITHQDIDHIGNLGALLDAIPDLEIWAHADEIPYLTGEKPLIKFTPERRALLPAPVLALADQLLLQLPEVNISRTLADGDLLPLQGGTQVIHTPGHTPGHICLYFREQQFLLAADELRVVDDELVGPAPQATPDMPEALRSLKKLTNLKLNKVLCYHGGEYTNDPAQRIATLAESAE
- a CDS encoding SDR family oxidoreductase, which produces MSNQTAIVTGANSGMGLATTIELARQGYRVIMACRSEKRGQEALQEAVRQSGSSAIELMLCDLGSLESIRQFARTFRERHDRLDVLVNNAGVVMVKRKETSDGFEQSIGINHLGHFLLTLLLIEPLKAAKQGRVVNVSSGAYKAGKIHFEDPHLHKGYNPIKSYAQSKLANVLFTRALARKLSGTSVTVNCLHPGAVGTSIGVDRNTGFGTRIMAFAGKLPFFLSPEEGARTAVYLAASPEVVGITGRYFYQQKEQQLKAHAVDDASAERFWIWSEEQVGLRDDEKL